From Penicillium psychrofluorescens genome assembly, chromosome: 6, one genomic window encodes:
- a CDS encoding uncharacterized protein (ID:PFLUO_008578-T1.cds;~source:funannotate): MCLDRTPLIHAPAECVPLPQNCNDIDMNQASVKAQPMEVPTDTSACICRAQAYRIFRKLYQDGGAHLSSYEYIRSIDREIQELTAQFPWYFRIGSTEALRYLPSLDVVAWCHAMLHISICQQRIRMNRPFLHARVGESWSVCARAAQEMLLPYRQMRESDVNRFRQSQKFAVQGYQAYTAAVTLAAFLLVERSFPGFSSESMRQDIEMVISDLELHDIGPMVSDGIKILRKMLDMFERRDAGDPQMRESLVQEIASVFGGEQPTRRYLRQCDIEYVLNSQTTLGQQLDGRVPTVPGFPESVQDPGTSTAYHQTDPMLDDFHLALDMLEYNQWWDFLLPEGGFPSQGA; the protein is encoded by the coding sequence ATGTGCTTGGATCGAACGCCTCTTATTCATGCACCTGCTGAATGTGTGCCACTGCCACAAAACTGCAACGACATTGACATGAACCAGGCGTCAGTGAAAGCGCAGCCAATGGAGGTGCCGACAGATACGAGCGCCTGTATCTGCCGGGCTCAGGCGTACCGCATATTTCGCAAGCTATATCAAGACGGTGGCGCCCATTTATCATCGTACGAGTACATCCGGTCAATTGATCGAGAGATCCAAGAGCTCACAGCACAATTTCCTTGGTACTTTCGAATTGGTAGCACAGAAGCCCTACGGTATCTCCCAAGCCTGGACGTGGTTGCCTGGTGTCATGCAATGCTACATATCAGCATCTGCCAGCAGCGGATCCGCATGAACAGACCGTTTCTGCACGCGCGCGTCGGTGAATCATGGAGTGTCTGCGCTAGAGCTGCACAGGAGATGCTACTGCCGTATAGACAGATGCGCGAGTCAGATGTGAACAGGTTCCGTCAGTCCCAAAAGTTTGCTGTCCAGGGGTACCAAGCGTACACAGCAGCAGTGACGCTCGCCGCGTTCTTGCTAGTGGAGAGATCGTTTCCGGGCTTCTCGTCCGAGTCAATGAGACAGGATATCGAGATGGTGATTTCGGATCTGGAGCTGCATGATATCGGCCCCATGGTCTCAGATGGAATCAAGATCTTACGCAAGATGCTGGACATGTTCGAACGCCGCGATGCGGGTGATCCGCAGATGCGCGAATCGCTTGTGCAAGAGATCGCTTCGGTGTTTGGTGGCGAGCAGCCCACGCGCCGGTACTTACGCCAGTGTGATATTGAGTATGTTTTGAACAGTCAAACCACTCTCGGTCAACAGCTTGACGGACGTGTACCAACTGTGCCGGGGTTCCCAGAGTCGGTGCAGGATCCTGGGACTAGCACAGCCTACCATCAGACGGACCCGATGCTGGATGATTTTCATCTTGCCCTGGACATGTTGGAATATAATCAATGGTGGgactttcttcttccagaggGCGGTTTCCCATCCCAAGGAGCATAA
- a CDS encoding uncharacterized protein (ID:PFLUO_008579-T1.cds;~source:funannotate) — MSRVEELPDDFDESLNLNEVPPQAAQDLPQPGFDAFAASNEIPFPINEERLKEVENDPSAPKMPPTMASVKSHSKEELLSMMNKTPLFMTDMENAGDEHGENVLLDALQAMQNEGTRGEVAQTFKGQGNEAVQEKRWIDAKEFYTKSIAVINAKEDKWEKPEDAQAERKLLRELEEASHINRALANLELGNYRSTTLDCAAVLKLNPKNIKAFYRSSSALLKLDKVAEAEDAVSRGLELDPNNKALQTVASKIADRKDYVQRVAAKRKAEEEVARKQKMVLSTALRARQIRTRKTDQPPEMEDAGIKLVPDPLSPESTVEFPAVFLYPMDAESDFIKAFSEMHSISDHLDYIFPLPWDTKKEYSIDTVDCFMETVTGGLIKAGKKLPLLQILSGGKVEVVDELVTVFVVPISKSSTFISEMKARKTG; from the exons ATGTCGCGGGTCGAGGAGCTCCCGGACGACTTCGACGAGTCGCTGAACCTCAATGAGGTGCCGCCGCAGGCGGCCCAGGACCTGCCGCAGCCCGGGTTCGATGCCTTTGCCGCATCTAACGAGATCCCCTTCCCGATCAACGAGGAGAGGCTGAAAGAGGTCGAGAATGACCCGTCCGCGCCCAAGATGCCGCCGACCATGGCATCGGTCAAGTCACATTCCAAGGAAGAGCTGCTGAGCATGATGAACAAGACCCCGCTGTTCATGACGGACATGGAAAATGCGGGTGATGAGC ACGGTGAAAACGTTCTTTTGGATGCACTACAAGCCATGCAAAACGAGGGTACCCGAGGTGAGGTCGCACAGACCTTCAAGGGGCAGGGCAACGAGGCCGTTCAGGAAAAGCGATGGATCGATGCCAAGGAGTTCTACACCAAGAGCATCGCCGTCATTAATGCCAAGGAAGACAAGTGGGAGAAGCCTGAGGATGCTCAGGCGGAGAGGAAATTGTTGCGCGAATTAGAGGAGGCCTCGCATATCAACCGGGCGCTGGCCAATCTAGAGCTAG GTAACTACCGTTCGACAACGCTCGACTGCGCCGCCGTTCTTAAACTCAACCCTAAGAACATCAAAGCCTTCTACCGCTCTTCCAGTGCTCTTCTGAAGCTTGACAAGGTTGCCGAAGCGGAGGACGCTGTATCGCGCGGCCTGGAACTCGACCCCAACAATAAGGCTCTTCAGACGGTGGCGTCGAAGATTGCAGATCGCAAGGATTATGTGCAGCGCGTCGCAgcgaagcgcaaggccgaggaggaggttgcgCGCAAGCAAAAGATGGTTCTAAGCACTGCGCTGCGCGCTCGCCAGATCCGGACTCGCAAGACCGACCAACCCCCCGAAATGGAAGATGCCGGGATCAAACTGGTCCCCGATCCTCTGTCACCCGAGAGCACTGTCGAATTTCCGGCTGTTTTCTTGTATCCTATGGATGCGGAGTCGGACTTCATCAAGGCCTTCTCGGAAATGCATTCCATTTCCGACCACTTGGACTACATCTTTCCGCTACCCTGGGATACCAAGAAGGAGTATTCGATTGACACAGTCGACTGCTTCATGGAGACGGTCACAGGTGGGCTGATCAAGGCGGGCAAGAAATTGCCTTTGCTGCAGATTCTCTCTGGAGGCAAGGtcgaggttgttgatgagcTGGTCACTGTGTTTGTTGTGCCAATTTCCAAGTCAAGCACATTCATCTCCGAGATGAAGGCCCGCAAGACAGGCTGA
- a CDS encoding uncharacterized protein (ID:PFLUO_008580-T1.cds;~source:funannotate) produces MAQILKILILPGDGIGPEVMAEAVKVLKAFETPQRQFQLRQELIGGCSIDTHGKPVTEEVKQAALDSDAVLFAAVGGPKWDHARRGLDGPEGGLLQLRKTMDIYANLRPCSANSPSASIAKEFSPFKQDVIEGVDFVVVRENCGGAYFGRKVEESDYAMDEWGYSEAEIQRVTRLAAQVALRHDPPWPVISLDKANVLASSRLWRRVVEKTITTEYPQVKLVHQLADSASLILATNPRTLNGVLLADNTFGDMISDQAGSIVGTLGVLPSASLNGLPGERGLTTRPYGLYEPTHGSAPTIAGQNIANPVAMILCVALMFRYSLNMETEARQVEDAVRKVLDSGVRTPDLGGTAGTKEVGDVIVSAL; encoded by the exons ATGGCGCAAATTCTCAAGATTCTGATCCTCCCCGGCGACGGCATCGGCCCCGAGGTGATGGCCGAAGCTGTCAAAGTTTTAAAAGCCTTCGAGACACCACAACGCCAATtccagctccgccaggaACTGATCGGAGGATGCAGCATTGACACGCACGGCAAGCCTGTCACTGAAGAGGTCAAGCAGGCAGCTTTAGACTCCGACGCAGTCCTGTTCGCTGCCGTGGGAGGTCCGAAATGGGACCATGCGCGTCGTGGGTTGGACGGGCCCGAAGGAGGCCTGTTGCAGCTGCGAAAGACAATGGATATCTATGCCAATCTGCGACCGTGCTCGGCTAATTCACCGAGTGCGTCGATTGCGAAGGAATTCAGTCCGTTTAAGCAAGATGTGATTGAGGGCGTGGACTTTGTCGTCGTGCGGGAGAATTGCGGCGGAGCGTATTTTGGTCGCAAGGTCGAGGAATCAGATTATG CAATGGATGAATGGGGCTACTCCGAGGCTGAAATACAGCGTGTCACCCGTCTAGCTGCGCAGGTTGCCCTGCGTCACgacccgccatggccagtGATCTCACTCGATAAAGCCAATGTATTAGCCTCCTCCCGGCTGTGGCGACGAGTCGTCGAAAAAACAATAACGACCGAATACCCCCAAGTGAAGCTGGTGCACCAGCTGGCCGACTCAGCCTCGCTGATCCTGGCAACGAATCCACGTACTCTGAACGGCGTACTTCTGGCCGATAATACCTTTGGTGACATGATCTCCGATCAAGCTGGATCTATTGTGGGCACATTGGGTGTGCTGCCCAGTGCTAGTCTCAATGGGCTGCCGGGTGAGAGGGGACTGACAACGCGGCCCTATGGCCTCTACGAGCCAACACATGGTTCTGCCCCAAC CATTGCTGGCCAGAATATCGCCAACCCCGTCGCCATGATCTTGTGCGTTGCCCTGATGTTTCGCTACTCGCTCAACATGGAGACGGAGGCGCGGCAGGTTGAAGATGCCGTGCGTAAAGTGTTAGATTCGGGCGTACGGACGCCTGATTTGGGAGGTACGGCTGGCACGAAGGAGGTGGGCGATGTGATTGTCTCGGCGCTGTAG
- a CDS encoding uncharacterized protein (ID:PFLUO_008581-T1.cds;~source:funannotate) — protein MAKQSESTIDLSPAEELLRKLLLDCRDHIVYNSHDSTNLDIWFTGGWVRDKLLGGESQDIDVALSSMTGAQFGEALEDHFARSAAEYIVEAQRLGVPPTIKGLHKINSNPEKSKHLETGTIEIFGLSVDLVNLRKEVYTDQSRNPQVKFGTAVEDAYRRDATINSIFYNLKRRQIEDHTQMGLSDLAVGIIRTPLQPTQTFTDDPLRILRLIRFASRLGFQIDQETAQAMKDPLVQTAFNVKITRERVGIEVEKMMKGPDPLTAFEFLYESNLYSTVFLDPPGYLGQALLHAFPRGERDIPWPNSWPIAFRNLAFLLQHKSGHSKRDFWESETREHIWLMAVWAPLASLRRTDVEKVVKNATGAIKTTSKTSKILGDCLKNMDSVHASVRQVATASAGVSRSALGMTVRSWGRSWKLQVLYVLLADAISQAVDDGAFANLLDGYSKFMDHVFDQGLQNASLAKPILNGSELKTIFNLMQSGAFIKVALDGLVQWQFDHEHASKTDATEWVLTQRENFHIPFPPKPTESPVTIL, from the coding sequence ATGGCGAAACAATCCGAAAGTACAATAGACTTATCACCAGCCGAAGAGCTTCTGCGGAAGCTTCTGCTCGACTGCCGGGATCACATCGTGTACAACAGCCATGATTCCACCAATCTCGATATATGGTTCACTGGGGGCTGGGTTCGAGACAAACTACTCGGCGGCGAAAGCCAGGATATCGATGTGGCTCTCAGCTCCATGACTGGGGCTCAGTTCGGGGAAGCCCTCGAAGACCATTTTGCTCGCTCGGCCGCAGAGTACATCGTCGAAGCCCAAAGGCTTGGTGTGCCCCCAACCATCAAAGGGCTACACAAAATCAACAGCAATCCAGAGAAGTCGAAGCACCTAGAGACAGGGACTATCGAAATATTTGGGTTGTCGGTCGACCTTGTCAACCTTAGAAAAGAAGTCTATACAGATCAGAGCCGGAATCCTCAAGTCAAATTCGGTACTGCGGTAGAAGATGCTTATCGCCGTGATGCTACAATCAACTCCATTTTTTACAACCTAAAAAGAAGACAAATCGAAGATCACACGCAGATGGGGCTATCAGACTTGGCAGTCGGCATCATTAGGACACCACTTCAGCCTACTCAGACCTTCACGGATGACCCTCTTCGGATCCTAAGGTTGATCAGATTTGCCAGCCGGCTTGGCTTCCAAATTGATCAAGAAACGGCACAAGCGATGAAAGACCCACTCGTTCAAACGGCTTTCAATGTGAAAATCACTCGCGAGCGAGTGGGGATTGAAGTTGAGAAAATGATGAAGGGCCCAGATCCGTTGACCGCCTTTGAGTTTCTCTATGAAAGCAATCTATATTCCACGGTCTTCCTAGACCCACCAGGTTATCTAGGCCAAGCGCTGCTACATGCTTTTCCTCGCGGCGAACGTGACATCCCATGGCCGAATTCATGGCCCATCGCATTCAGGAATCTTGCGTTTCTGTTGCAACATAAATCTGGGCACTCGAAGAGAGACTTCTGGGAGTCTGAAACACGGGAGCACATCTGGTTGATGGCGGTCTGGGCGCCGCTCGCATCACTTCGGAGAACCGACGTCGAGAAAGTTGTAAAGAATGCAACCGGGGCAATCAAGACAACAAGCAAAACATCAAAAATTCTGGGCGACTGCCTCAAGAATATGGATTCTGTCCATGCATCCGTACGACAGGTTGCGACAGCTTCAGCCGGGGTATCCCGGAGCGCTCTCGGCATGACAGTCAGGTCCTGGGGTAGGTCGTGGAAGCTCCAAGTGTTGTACGTGCTCTTAGCCGACGCCATTTCTCAGGCGGTGGACGATGGCGCCTTTGCCAACCTACTTGACGGATATTCGAAGTTCATGGACCATGTGTTTGATCAGGGCTTGCAAAACGCATCACTCGCTAAGCCTATACTCAACGGAAGCGAATTGAAGACCATCTTCAACCTCATGCAAAGTGGTGCTTTTATTAAGGTAGCTCTTGACGGTCTTGTGCAGTGGCAATTTGATCATGAGCATGCATCGAAAACAGACGCCACAGAATGGGTACTCACGCAGAGAGAAAATTTTCATATACCATTTCCCCCAAAACCCACTGAGTCGCCTGTCACTATCTTGTAA
- a CDS encoding uncharacterized protein (ID:PFLUO_008582-T1.cds;~source:funannotate) produces MPPSGYPIAGFSTLRLEGLEQRSSPEKSELLHSIADDMSATLMCIAQHTEEGTLSTRHIEPIDRVIRIIRDTEVSQRRRLERRVRRLRGMRRWLRHEFRKMVKRAELVSRAWKNKTATLKGNLQALQGEVTVMKRQCEMLQARMEQGEIKETEESTQRKDPNKKDGTTRDQDS; encoded by the coding sequence ATGCCTCCTAGCGGATACCCCATCGCCGGATTCAGCACGCTACGCCTAGAAGGCCTAGAGCAGCGGTCTTCACCGGAGAAGTCAGAGCTGCTGCACTCAATTGCCGACGACATGAGCGCAACCTTGATGTGTATCGCACAGCACACCGAAGAAGGAACCTTGTCAACCAGGCACATCGAACCCATCGACCGAGTGATTCGCATCATCCGCGACACCGAGGTATCGCAACGACGGAGGCTGGAACGACGAGTGCGACGGCTACGAGGCATGCGACGATGGCTGCGTCACGAGTTTCGAAAAATGGTCAAACGCGCAGAGTTAGTGTCACGGGCTTGGAAGAACAAGACGGCCACATTGAAGGGAAATCTCCAGGCGCTGCAGGGTGAGGTGACTGTTATGAAGAGGCAATGCGAGATGCTGCAGGCACGTATGGAGCAGggagaaatcaaagaaaCGGAAGAGAGCACGCAGAGGAAGGATCCCAACAAGAAAGACGGGACCACGAGAGATCAAGATTCATAG
- a CDS encoding uncharacterized protein (ID:PFLUO_008583-T1.cds;~source:funannotate), whose product MSRSGDYDAVRKDIAAQLQKPDYDDGSAGPVFVRLAWHSSGTYDAESDTGGSNGAGMRYEAEGGDPANAGLQHGRAFLEPVKEKHPWITYSDLWTLAGVVAIKEMGGPEIAWQGGRTDLVDDSKVPPRGRLPDGAQGAEHLRFIFHRMGFNDQEIVALTGGHNLGRCHGDRSGFEGPWVTNPTRFSNSFFKLLLQLDWKPRKLATGMTQFVYEDADADEDEEPLMMLPTDMALSTDPSFAPWVKKYAEDKDLFFDHFAKVFAKLVELGIQRDAQGHVINTDNRLGGYVSAPKKSNVATGPPRARL is encoded by the exons ATGAGTCGCTCCGGGGACTATGACGCTGTCCGTAAGGACATTGCTGCTCAACTCCAGAAGCCTGACTACGACGATGGGAGCGCAGGACCAGTATTTGTGCGGTTGGCGTG GCACTCCTCCGGCACGTATGACGCTGAATCCGACACTGGCGGCTCGAACGGGGCTGGTATGAGATATGAGGCGGAGGGCGGCGACCCAGCCAACGCGGGTCTGCAGCATGGGCGGGCATTCTTGGAGCCGGTGAAAGAGAAGCATCCATGGATCACGTACTCGGATCTGTGGACTCTGGCGGGTGTAGTGGCGATCAAGGAGATGGGCGGACCGGAAATCGCATGGCAAGGCGGGCGGACAGACCTGGTGGACGACTCCAAGGTGCCTCCGCGCGGGCGGCTTCCAGATGGCGCACAGGGCGCGGAACATCTGCGGTTCATCTTCCACCGCATGGGCTTTAATGACCAGGAGATTGTAGCGCTGACCGGCGGGCACAACCTAGGCCGGTGCCACGGCGACCGCAGCGGATTCGAGGGACCCTGGGTGACGAACCCGACGCGCTTCTCCAACTCGTTTTTCAAGCTGTTGCTGCAACTCGACTGGAAGCCGCGCAAACTGGCGACCGGCATGACACAGTTTGTGTATGAGGACGCGGACGctgacgaggacgaggagccgcTGATGATGCTGCCCACCGACATGGCGCTGTCGACCGATCCGTCCTTTGCGCCATGGGTGAAGAAATACGCCGAGGACAAAGACCTGTTCTTTGACCACTTCGCCAAGGTATTTGCGAAGCTGGTTGAGCTCGGCATTCAGCGTGATGCCCAGGGTCACGTCATCAACACCGACAACCGTCTCGGTGGCTATGTCTCTGCTCCCAAGAAGAGCAACGTCGCCACGGGCCCGCCTCGAGCACGGCTGTAg
- a CDS encoding uncharacterized protein (ID:PFLUO_008586-T1.cds;~source:funannotate) has translation MVSLSDVQASNAQIATSLPAGLVAVFVGATYGIGESTLKEFARNARQPRVYFVGRSQDAGNRITAECQQLNPDGKFMFIKADCSLIKVVDDVCHEIKSKEKAINLLFLSSGTALFHTETSESVIYFRHTRVSW, from the exons ATGGTCTCCCTGTCTGATGTCCAGGCTTCAAATGCACAAATCGCTACATCACTGCCTGCCGGTCTAGTCGCTGTCTTTGTCGGAGCGACTTACGGTATTGGCGAGAGCACCCTGAAGGAATTCGCGCGTAATGCTCGTCAACCTCGGGTGTATTTCGTCGGGCGGTCGCAAGATGCAGGCAATCGCATCACAGCCGAATGCCAACAACTAAATCCTGATGGCAAGTTTATGTTCATCAAGGCGGACTGCAGTCTCATCAAGGTAGTGGATGACGTCTGTCACGAGATCAAGAGTAAAGAGAAGGCTATCAATCTGCTCTTCCTCAGCTCTGGGACTGCGCTATTTCATACAG AAACATCAGAGTCAGTGATTTATTTCCGACATACCCGTGTGTCATGGTAG
- a CDS encoding uncharacterized protein (ID:PFLUO_008589-T1.cds;~source:funannotate), producing MEDADHFLDNNPELFERVTEDNVHVPPEPEKLYDMTSLPDPPADLKFFGMCARDFSIGRHIMKENCLALAKFWFWGIRFDMYLRPSGTRIINALWKLFYYMADEHRPRNWTEVFDFTRDSGPPNTIESSQASKEPLDPAFIDLQTHRLSYQMSTSNGFYFLPSRRRERCHVGLSLQGTHREKPEQPRDAEHKRRLLPIQRSTSTLPPLPDVGETGFDSPSPDPRTVLPVTLTNGILLPTTLPATVPAALLAGLPTALSGTLPGALPSIQMQAVTEAVERTVMTFAYFDLGRDPSAPARAPFPTRTACDKDTLRLMQVATFPATRAVRLMPPELLFDPNGLTYPYRGRGPVWNGGSCAIDAAITLGMLADAGCTVADRKGDWQSQFTTLEKAFIEVCNMNWDVYDDYTSIDLRDAFWKKLVSAVPSLTIGAPTPVWVVWAESTRSFAQFQFNFTEVLTPCPCLGLAPISTNRMGQCMYPISQPLDQYGVTVSEMIERSTYGSKHSGPCPNCGSPTGDAKVKQFKNLPLRLVMSFGMDIKLVSHTKDIAFRYVDEHGNHQVATYRWLGGIYYKDNHVRVYWTDAERGEEDTGNIRIYDSQDNSGIIVGDIPPFHRDSRVPQDWLREGLPIVLYERVMNPSSDVLTVASQTVTNMMSTSMQNKPILTEHTPWRRAPEPSSSAGLDPWPRILPRTGENYYEARYTGLSPSLVPDPNSILDGDLDSLLLNAAESISIQPTTSLADNAMLPDVNSSRLKQGSQSPNMFDSILDDPSSFLANHPDLWPDGIPGDDGLSLVNFPELAQSPEDAHTSPSNAPTPYFSPSQFLDLPSSSNSSSNVSMADIPEYINVSHDCPAPHEPARVYIIQSDQLDKSHRSPPRAGAQKRKNAKSPGESAGKSNGKPKGISKTPAKSKRPLQRITN from the exons atggaggatgcggaCCACTTCCTGGACAACAACCCGGAACTCTTCGAAAGGGTGACCGAGGACAATGTCCATGTCCCCCCTGAGCCCGAGAAACTCTACGACATGACTTCGCTGCCCGATCCACCCGCGGATTTGAAATTCTTCGGGATGTGTGCCAGAGACTTCAGCATCGGCCGTCACATTATGAAGGAGAACTGTCTGGCGTTGGCCAAGTTTTGGTTCTGGGGTATTCGATTCGACATGTACCTTCGCCCGTCCGGAACCAGAATTATCAACGCCTTGTGGAAACTATTCTACTACATGGCAGATGAGCATCGCCCACGCAACTGGACGGAGGTTTTTGATTTCACTCGTGATTCCGGCCCCC CCAACACCATCGAGAGCTCCCAAGCCTCAAAGGAGCCACTCGACCCGGCTTTCATCGACCTGCAGACGCACCGTCTGTCTTACCAGATGTCTACATCGAACGGTTTCTACTTCCTGCCgtctcgaagaagagaaagatgtCACGTCGGACTCAGCCTCCAGGGTACACACAGAGAGAAACCCGAGCAGCCAAGAGACGCAGAACACAAGCGTCGCCTTCTCCCGATTCAACGTTCAACCTCGACG CTGCCGCCATTACCTGACGTTGGCGAGACCGGCTTCGACAGTCCAAGCCCTGATCCACGGACGGTTCTCCCGGTTACTCTCACCAATGGAATACTCCTGCCGACAACTCTCCCGGCAACCGTACCGGCAGCTCTTTTAGCAGGACTTCCAACGGCTTTGTCTGGAACTTTACCTGGAGCTTTGCCTAGTATTCAAATGCAGGCTGTGACCGAAGCAGTGGAGCGCACAGTGATGACATTCGCATACTTCGATCTTGGACGGGATCCCAGtgctccagctcgagcaCCTTTCCCCACCAGAACGGCCTGTGACAAGGACACCCTGCGTCTTATGCAGGTTGCAACGTTTCCCGCCACCAGAGCCGTGAGGTTGATGCCCCCAGAGCTTCTCTTCGACCCGAATGGTCTCACCTATCCGTATCGCGGGCGAGGGCCGGTCTGGAATGGCGGTTCCTGTGCTATCGACGCCGCGATCACGTTGGGCATGCTCGCCGACGCTGGATGTACCGTTGCAGACCGCAAAGGCGATTGGCAGTCACAATTCACCACACTCGAGAAAGCTTTCATCGAAGTCTGCAATATGAATTGGGATGTTTACGATGACTACACATCTATTGACCTTCGCGACGCCTTTTGGAAGAAGCTGGTCTCCGCCGTCCCCAGCCTCACTATTGGAGCTCCTACTCCTGTCTGGGTGGTTTGGGCGGAATCAACAAGGAGCTTTGCCCAGTTTCAGTTCAACTTCACCGAGGTGTTGACTCCATGTCCATGCCTAGGCCTGGCCCCAATATCTACAAACAGGATGGGCCAATGCATGTATCCCATATCCCAGCCCTTGGATCAGTACGGTGTGACTGTGTCGGAAATGATCGAGCGTTCTACCTATGGGTCCAAGCACAGTGGGCCATGTCCAAACTGTGGATCACCAACGGGAGACGCCAAAGTCAAACAGTTCAAGAATCTTCCCCTACGGCTGGTGATGAGTTTCGGCATGGATATCAAGCTGGTCTCCCACACTAAGGACATTGCCTTTCGGTATGTGGACGAGCACGGAAACCACCAGGTAGCCACCTACCGTTGGCTCGGCGGCATTTACTACAAAGACAACCACGTCCGTGTTTACTGGACAGATGCTGAACGAGGCGAAGAGGATACCGGCAACATTCGCATCTACGACAGCCAGGACAACTCAGGCATCATTGTGGGTGACATTCCGCCTTTCCACAGGGATTCTCGTGTGCCCCAGGACTGGCTGCGTGAGGGTTTGCCGATCGTCCTTTACGAGCGGGTCATGAATCCTTCCAGCGACGTCCTCACTGTGGCTTCCCAGACCGTTACTAATATGATGAGTACTTCGATGCAGAACAAGCCGATCCTGACAGAGCACACTCCCTGGCGCCGAGCACCAGAaccttcttcctcggctgGCCTTGATCCATGGCCCCGCATTCTGCCTCGCACTGGTGAGAACTACTATGAGGCACGATACACCGGACTGTCCCCCAGCCTCGTTCCAGATCCCAATTCAATCCTCGATGGAGACTTGGACAGTCTGCTACTGAATGCCGCAGAATCCATATCAATTCAACCCACGACATCCCTGGCCGATAATGCCATGTTGCCTGATGTGAACAGTTCTCGTCTGAAACAGGGAAGCCAAAGCCCCAACATGTTTGACTCGATTCTTGACGACCCATCATCCTTCCTCGCCAATCACCCAGACCTCTGGCCCGATGGTATTCCAGGTGACGATGGTCTGAGTCTGGTGAACTTTCCTGAACTGGCGCAGTCGCCGGAGGATGCTCACACGTCGCCCTCGAATGCTCCGACACCCTACTTCTCACCCAGCCAGTTTTTAGACCTGCCGTCATCCTCGAATTCGTCCTCAAATGTGTCCATGGCGGATATCCCGGAATATATAAACGTCAGCCACGATTGTCCCGCTCCTCATGAGCCTGCTCGCGTGTACATCATCCAGTCGGATCAATTGGATAAGTCACATCGCAGTCCTCCTAGGGCTGGGGCtcaaaaaaggaaaaacgCCAAATCCCCCGGTGAGTCCGCAGGTAAGTCCAACGGCAAACCCAAGGGCATCTCCAAGACCCCGGCCAAATCCAAGAGGCCACTGCAGCGGATCACCAACTGA
- a CDS encoding uncharacterized protein (ID:PFLUO_008590-T1.cds;~source:funannotate), with translation MSLVSGEKTNFQYILRLLNTNVDGKQKIMYALTKIKGVGRRYSNLVCKKADVDLSKRAGELTTEELERIVTILQTPTQYKIPTWFLNRQRDITDGKDSQVVSNGLDSKLREDLERLKKIRSHRGLRHYWGLRVRGQHTKTTGRRGRTVGVSKKKG, from the exons ATGT CGCTCGTGTCCGGCGAGAAGACGAACTTCCAGTACATTCTGCGTCTGCTCAACACCAATGTTGACGGCAAGCAGAAGATCATGTACGCCCTGACCAAGATCAAGGGTGTCGGTCGCCGCTACTCCAACCTGGTCtgcaagaaggccgatgTCGACCTCTCGAAGCG TGCCGGTGAGCTTACCACCGAAGAGCTCGAGCGTatcgtcaccatcctccaGACCCCGACCCAGTACAAGATTCCCACGTGGTTCCTGAACAGACAGCGCGACATCACCGACGGCAAGGACTCCCAGGTTGTCTCCAACGGTCTTGACAGCAAGCTCCgtgaggatctggagcgcctgaagaagatccgcTCGCACCGCGGTCTGCGTCACTACTGGGGCCTGCGTGTCCGTGGCCAGCACACCAAGACGACCGGTCGCCGTGGCCGCACCGTCGGTGtcagcaagaagaagggctaA